Below is a genomic region from Ferribacterium limneticum.
TCGTCTTTGTCGATGGTGGCTCCACGGATGGCACTTTGGACAAGATTGATGCAGTTTGCCATCCCAAAAAGGTGCTCCATAACATCCGCGGTGGTATCGCGAAAGCAATGAACGCCGGTATAGAGGCTGCCGATGGCGATATCGTTGCCCATATGCATTCAGATGACTATTACCTGGATGCTGATGTTTTTTCACGAGTGGTGGAACACTTCGACAGGACGGGCTGCAAATGGCTATTTGGCCGGATTCTTTCCGATGTTGGCGGGAACCTTCAAAAAGAGGCCTACACGATCCCGCGTTACAGTTACGACACTTTGCTCAAGCGCAACATCGTTCCGCACGCTGCAACTTTTGTGCGCCGTGATGTATTCCAGGAGCTTGGTGGATTTAGTGAAACCTACCGGCTCGCCATGGATTACGAGATGTGGCTGCGCGTAGGCAAAAAATACGATCCTGTTCAATTGGATGAATATCTCGCTGCGTTCCGGCGCCATCCTGGCAGCGCAACAGAGGCGAATAGGGTTCGCTCGTTCAATGAGGATTTTCGAGCTCGTTTTCAGTATTCGCCGCTTACCCGGTGGCCCGAGTTTGCGTTGCGTTACGGCGTGCGCCGTTATCGTTTGATGCGCGAACTGGCGGCTTGAGGTAATGGGGGTCGTTCTGCTTTCCAATGGGTTTCAGCCGGATTACGAGGCTGGTTTTGCCAATGGACTGGCAAAAAATGGTGTTGCGGTCACCTTGATTGCGTCAGATAGAACCTTGTATGAGCACCTGCAAGCTGGTGTTTCCACGATCAATCTGCGTGGTTCACAAGATCGAAACCGGGCTGCCTGGAAGAAGGCGCTCAACCTTGGAATTTATATTTTTCGTTTGATGTCATTTCTTGTGTTGAAACGACCAGTACTTCATCTAACAGGTTTGTTTCTGACTGGTTATGAAAAAAGTTGGGTTTTCGAATGCCGTACCTACCGCCTTTTGTCGCGCAGGTTGGTAATGACAGTCCACAACGTGTTGCCGCACGACCGGGATACACCTGAAATGCGCGAAGTGTTTCGCCAGGTATATGGCATACCGCATTGCCTGGTCGTGCACACGGCCAAGGCCAGGCAACGCCTGATTTCTGAGTTCAATGTTGAGCCTGGCCGCATCGTTGTCATGGAGCATGGGCTGGATGACTTGGTTCATGTATCAGCGGAAGCTATTCAGGCTACCCGTGAACAGTTGCATGTTGG
It encodes:
- a CDS encoding glycosyltransferase family 2 protein; translated protein: MKISIVTCTWNSFEYISESIDSVIKQNFKDYEIVFVDGGSTDGTLDKIDAVCHPKKVLHNIRGGIAKAMNAGIEAADGDIVAHMHSDDYYLDADVFSRVVEHFDRTGCKWLFGRILSDVGGNLQKEAYTIPRYSYDTLLKRNIVPHAATFVRRDVFQELGGFSETYRLAMDYEMWLRVGKKYDPVQLDEYLAAFRRHPGSATEANRVRSFNEDFRARFQYSPLTRWPEFALRYGVRRYRLMRELAA
- a CDS encoding glycosyltransferase family 4 protein gives rise to the protein MGVVLLSNGFQPDYEAGFANGLAKNGVAVTLIASDRTLYEHLQAGVSTINLRGSQDRNRAAWKKALNLGIYIFRLMSFLVLKRPVLHLTGLFLTGYEKSWVFECRTYRLLSRRLVMTVHNVLPHDRDTPEMREVFRQVYGIPHCLVVHTAKARQRLISEFNVEPGRIVVMEHGLDDLVHVSAEAIQATREQLHVGNFDRLVIFFGAVMRYKGVDLLIEAARHFSNGTRVHIAGRCADSRYQKELEALLHDHPLGQAITWQNSYLSEEYVSHLLGAADVLVMPYRHIDQSGVLFAAMRHGTPIVAFDVGSFHDYLPDGVGLVVPAGDLPALAAAIAEIPSSRQLRPEIHKVAEGFLWQKTVRPVLECYEG